The following proteins are co-located in the Silene latifolia isolate original U9 population chromosome 1, ASM4854445v1, whole genome shotgun sequence genome:
- the LOC141643513 gene encoding protein FAR1-RELATED SEQUENCE 5-like translates to MKKLREKVSYQLFQDEDFKTRLNRCVWNNQLEPDEFEEQWGKIMTDYQLVEHEWFSDLYDLREQFLTPHLTLVEFWVCYESALEAQRHKQSKLNSDNKHSEIPRKTKSNLEVHASEMYSHNIFKDFQTELVALCLDCHFKDVEKIDETKIYILTDLQMPNKSWNVAYSPDNMEITCSVLCFENGLVVQEHRLWILTTKIFENTEQRHNAKMDKSCNE, encoded by the exons ATGAAGAAACTAAGAGAAAAAGTCAGTTATCAACTGTTTCAAGATGAGGATTTTAAGACCAGGCTCAAtaggtgtgtttggaacaaccaacTTGAGCCTGATGAATTCGAAGAACAATGGGGGAAGATAATGACTGATTATCAACTTGTAGAACACGAGTGGTTTTCAGATTTGTACGATCTCAGGGAACA GTTCCTCACACCTCATTTGACCCTTGTTGAGTTTTGGGTGTGCTATGAGAGTGCCTTGGAAGCACAAAGACACAAGCAGTCCAAGTTGAACAGTGACAACAAACACTCTGAAATCCCACGGAAAACAAAGTCAAACCTTGAAGTCCATGCTTCTGAAATGTACTCGcacaacattttcaaagactTCCAAACAGAATTGGTTGCGCTTTGTCTCGATTGCCATTTTAAAGATGTggagaagattgatgagacaaaaatatatattctaacAGACTTGCAGATGCCAAATAAGTCATGGAACGTAGCATATTCACCGGATAACATGGAGATTACTTGTTCTGTTCTATGTTTCGAGAATGGGCTTGTTGTGCAGGAGCACCGCCTTTGGATTCTCACAACCAAGATTTTCGAAAATACCGAACAAAGACATAATGCAAAGATGGACAAAAGCTGCAATGAGTAA